In a genomic window of Vulpes vulpes isolate BD-2025 chromosome 6, VulVul3, whole genome shotgun sequence:
- the PLD4 gene encoding 5'-3' exonuclease PLD4 isoform X1, protein MDAKARPPELQVLGMLATLWLGAMALAYVLWQVHLPPTCGQVCPEEGPSRSRGHGASRAWEPPRGEALKPLQDSCRLVLVESIPQDLPSAAGSPSAQPLAQAWLQLLDAAQESIHVASFYWSLTGADIGVNDSSSQLGEALLRKLEQLLDKNISLVVATSSRSLAKKSTDLQVLAARGAQVRYVPMEKLTGGVLHSKFWVVDGRHIYLGSANMDWRSLTQVKELGAVIYNCSHLALDLEKTFQTYWVLGTPKAVLPKAWPHNFWSHINRFQPLRGRFDGVPTTAYLSASPPVLCPHGRTRDLEALLAVMGGAQDFLYASVMEYFPTTRFVHPARYWPVLDTALRAAAFNRGVRVRLLVSCWPHTDPSMFPSLRSLQAFSNPAAGVSVDVKVFIVPGRNHTNIPFSRVNHSKFVVTEKAAYVGTSNWSEDYFSSTSGVSLVVSQRPPGARPGVRTVQEQLRRLFERDWDSQYAVGLDGQAQGQDCAWQG, encoded by the exons TTGCAGGTGCTGGGAATGCTGGCCACGCTGTGGCTCGGCGCCATGGCCCTTGCCTACGTCCTGTGGCAGGTGCACCTTCCTCCCACCTGCGGCCAGGTGTGCCCCGAGGAAGGGCCCAGCAGGTCCAGGGGCCACGGGGCCAGCCGGGCCTGGGAGCCCCCGAGAGGGGAGGCCCTGAAGCCGCTGCAGGACTCCTGCCG GCTTGTCCTCGTGGAGAGCATCCCCCAGGACCTGCCCTCTGCAGCCGGCAGCCCGtctgcccagcccctggcccaggcctggctgcAGCTGCTGGACGCCGCCCAGGAGAGCATCCACGTGGCCTCCTTCTACTGGTCCCTCACGGGGGCTGACATCGGGGTCAACGACTCGTCTTCCCAGCTG GGGGAGGCCCTTCTGCGGAAGCTGGAGCAGCTGCTGGACAAGAACATCTCCCTGGTGGTGGCTACCAGCAGCCGGTCGCTGGCCAAGAAGTCCACGGACCTGCAGGTCCTGGCGGCCCGAG GTGCGCAGGTGCGCTACGTGCCCATGGAGAAGCTCACCGGCGGTGTTCTGCACTCCAAATTCTGGGTCGTGGACGGGCGGCACATCTACCTGGGCAGTGCCAACATGGACTGGCGGTCCCTGACGCAG GTGAAGGAGCTCGGCGCCGTCATCTACAACTGCAGCCACCTGGCCCTCGACCTGGAGAAGACCTTCCAGACCTACTGGGTGCTGGGGACGCCAAAGGCCGTCCTCCCCAAAGCCTGGCCTCACAACTTCTGGTCCCACATCAACCGCTTCCAGCCCCTCCGGGGCCGCTTCGACGGGGTGCCCACCACGGCCTACCTCTCC GCGTCGCCGCCGGTGCTGTGCCCGCACGGCCGCACCAGGGACCTGGAAGCGCTGCTGGCGGTGATGGGGGGCGCCCAGGACTTCCTCTACGCCTCGGTGATGGAGTATTTCCCCACCACGCGCTTCGTCCACCCCGCCAG GTACTGGCCGGTGCTGGACACGGCGCTGCGGGCGGCGGCCTTCAACAGGGGTGTGCGCGTGCGCCTGCTGGTCAGCTGCTGGCCCCACACGGACCCCAGCATGTTCCCCAGCCTGCGGTCCCTGCAGGCCTTCAGCAACCCCGCGGCCGGTGTCTCGGTGGATGTG AAAGTCTTCATCGTGCCCGGGAGGAATCACACCAACATCCCGTTCAGCAGAGTGAACCACAGCAAGTTCGTGGTCACGGAGAAGGCGGCCTACGTAG GCACCTCCAACTGGTCGGAAGATTACTTCAGCAGCACGTCGGGGGTGAGCCTGGTGGTCAGCCAGAGGCCGCCCGGCGCCCGGCCAGGGGTGCGCACCGTGCAGGAGCAGCTGCGCCGCCTGTTTGAACGGGACTGGGATTCCCAGTACGCCGTGGGCCTGGACGGGCAAGCCCAGGGCCAGGACTGTGCTTGGCAGGGCTGA
- the PLD4 gene encoding 5'-3' exonuclease PLD4 isoform X2 — MDAKARPPEVLGMLATLWLGAMALAYVLWQVHLPPTCGQVCPEEGPSRSRGHGASRAWEPPRGEALKPLQDSCRLVLVESIPQDLPSAAGSPSAQPLAQAWLQLLDAAQESIHVASFYWSLTGADIGVNDSSSQLGEALLRKLEQLLDKNISLVVATSSRSLAKKSTDLQVLAARGAQVRYVPMEKLTGGVLHSKFWVVDGRHIYLGSANMDWRSLTQVKELGAVIYNCSHLALDLEKTFQTYWVLGTPKAVLPKAWPHNFWSHINRFQPLRGRFDGVPTTAYLSASPPVLCPHGRTRDLEALLAVMGGAQDFLYASVMEYFPTTRFVHPARYWPVLDTALRAAAFNRGVRVRLLVSCWPHTDPSMFPSLRSLQAFSNPAAGVSVDVKVFIVPGRNHTNIPFSRVNHSKFVVTEKAAYVGTSNWSEDYFSSTSGVSLVVSQRPPGARPGVRTVQEQLRRLFERDWDSQYAVGLDGQAQGQDCAWQG, encoded by the exons GTGCTGGGAATGCTGGCCACGCTGTGGCTCGGCGCCATGGCCCTTGCCTACGTCCTGTGGCAGGTGCACCTTCCTCCCACCTGCGGCCAGGTGTGCCCCGAGGAAGGGCCCAGCAGGTCCAGGGGCCACGGGGCCAGCCGGGCCTGGGAGCCCCCGAGAGGGGAGGCCCTGAAGCCGCTGCAGGACTCCTGCCG GCTTGTCCTCGTGGAGAGCATCCCCCAGGACCTGCCCTCTGCAGCCGGCAGCCCGtctgcccagcccctggcccaggcctggctgcAGCTGCTGGACGCCGCCCAGGAGAGCATCCACGTGGCCTCCTTCTACTGGTCCCTCACGGGGGCTGACATCGGGGTCAACGACTCGTCTTCCCAGCTG GGGGAGGCCCTTCTGCGGAAGCTGGAGCAGCTGCTGGACAAGAACATCTCCCTGGTGGTGGCTACCAGCAGCCGGTCGCTGGCCAAGAAGTCCACGGACCTGCAGGTCCTGGCGGCCCGAG GTGCGCAGGTGCGCTACGTGCCCATGGAGAAGCTCACCGGCGGTGTTCTGCACTCCAAATTCTGGGTCGTGGACGGGCGGCACATCTACCTGGGCAGTGCCAACATGGACTGGCGGTCCCTGACGCAG GTGAAGGAGCTCGGCGCCGTCATCTACAACTGCAGCCACCTGGCCCTCGACCTGGAGAAGACCTTCCAGACCTACTGGGTGCTGGGGACGCCAAAGGCCGTCCTCCCCAAAGCCTGGCCTCACAACTTCTGGTCCCACATCAACCGCTTCCAGCCCCTCCGGGGCCGCTTCGACGGGGTGCCCACCACGGCCTACCTCTCC GCGTCGCCGCCGGTGCTGTGCCCGCACGGCCGCACCAGGGACCTGGAAGCGCTGCTGGCGGTGATGGGGGGCGCCCAGGACTTCCTCTACGCCTCGGTGATGGAGTATTTCCCCACCACGCGCTTCGTCCACCCCGCCAG GTACTGGCCGGTGCTGGACACGGCGCTGCGGGCGGCGGCCTTCAACAGGGGTGTGCGCGTGCGCCTGCTGGTCAGCTGCTGGCCCCACACGGACCCCAGCATGTTCCCCAGCCTGCGGTCCCTGCAGGCCTTCAGCAACCCCGCGGCCGGTGTCTCGGTGGATGTG AAAGTCTTCATCGTGCCCGGGAGGAATCACACCAACATCCCGTTCAGCAGAGTGAACCACAGCAAGTTCGTGGTCACGGAGAAGGCGGCCTACGTAG GCACCTCCAACTGGTCGGAAGATTACTTCAGCAGCACGTCGGGGGTGAGCCTGGTGGTCAGCCAGAGGCCGCCCGGCGCCCGGCCAGGGGTGCGCACCGTGCAGGAGCAGCTGCGCCGCCTGTTTGAACGGGACTGGGATTCCCAGTACGCCGTGGGCCTGGACGGGCAAGCCCAGGGCCAGGACTGTGCTTGGCAGGGCTGA